In Mustela lutreola isolate mMusLut2 chromosome 1, mMusLut2.pri, whole genome shotgun sequence, one genomic interval encodes:
- the LOC131830815 gene encoding uncharacterized protein LOC131830815 isoform X3 — MESVCIQLTLAEHNGLLRLSRSKAANHRCLGCLWTLCSLDQFSSSWLRLLRTQLIEAALNESETPSLISDETIILEPGGGYKGTKALPKSQSAAFVFTHKRQGPAEGAEMPWVWSTAWKGSLGHSVSFSTMGYFLTRTVKERAWGTTEARCCFTNKILPLKNGVGHVTRNCIPLLQSRQKSQASRRTGKGRVYLQHAKADTGYFPKQRLLGQQNWLSVELRAIAAIHFFFLPKKQAC, encoded by the exons ATGGAGAGCGTCTGCAT ACAACTAACCTTGGCCGAACATAATGGGTTGCTAAGGCTGTCACGAAGCAAAGCAGCAAATCACAGGTGCTTGGGCTGTCTTTGGACTCTCTGCAGCTTGGACCAGTTCAGTAGCTCATGGCTCCGTCTGCTGAGGACACAA CTTATCGAGGCTGCTCTGAATGAAAGTGAAACCCCCAGTTTGATCTCAGACGAAACCATCATTTTAGAACCAG GTGGTGGTTATAAAGGCACAAAAGCTCTTCCAAAGTCGCAGTCTGCAGCCTTCGTTTTCACCCACAAAAGGCAGGGACCAGCAGAGGGGGCCGAGATGCCCTGGGTTTGGAGCACAGCCTGGAAGGGCAG CCTAGGTCATTCTGTGTCATTTTCCACAATGGGTTACTTCCTTACAAGAACAGTCAAAGAAAGAGCTTGGGGAACAACAGAAGCCAGGTGCTGctttacaaataaaattcttcCCCTGAAAAATG GTGTTGGGCATGTTACCCGAAACTGCATTCCTCTCCTGCAGTCAAGGCAAAAGTCACAAGCAAGCCGAAGAACAGGAAAGGGAAGGGTATACTTGCAAcatgcaaaggcagacactgGGTATTTCCCTAAACAGCGTCTCCTTGGACAACAAAACTGGTTAAGTGTGGAGCTAAGG
- the LOC131830815 gene encoding uncharacterized protein LOC131830815 isoform X1 has product MESVCIQLTLAEHNGLLRLSRSKAANHRCLGCLWTLCSLDQFSSSWLRLLRTQLIEAALNESETPSLISDETIILEPGGGYKGTKALPKSQSAAFVFTHKRQGPAEGAEMPWVWSTAWKGSLGHSVSFSTMGYFLTRTVKERAWGTTEARCCFTNKILPLKNGVGHVTRNCIPLLQSRQKSQASRRTGKGRVYLQHAKADTGYFPKQRLLGQQNWLSVELRPPSSYRVDSGSWGRKWNQENHCHFQHLDTALNLVSLSHDFMHDSA; this is encoded by the exons ATGGAGAGCGTCTGCAT ACAACTAACCTTGGCCGAACATAATGGGTTGCTAAGGCTGTCACGAAGCAAAGCAGCAAATCACAGGTGCTTGGGCTGTCTTTGGACTCTCTGCAGCTTGGACCAGTTCAGTAGCTCATGGCTCCGTCTGCTGAGGACACAA CTTATCGAGGCTGCTCTGAATGAAAGTGAAACCCCCAGTTTGATCTCAGACGAAACCATCATTTTAGAACCAG GTGGTGGTTATAAAGGCACAAAAGCTCTTCCAAAGTCGCAGTCTGCAGCCTTCGTTTTCACCCACAAAAGGCAGGGACCAGCAGAGGGGGCCGAGATGCCCTGGGTTTGGAGCACAGCCTGGAAGGGCAG CCTAGGTCATTCTGTGTCATTTTCCACAATGGGTTACTTCCTTACAAGAACAGTCAAAGAAAGAGCTTGGGGAACAACAGAAGCCAGGTGCTGctttacaaataaaattcttcCCCTGAAAAATG GTGTTGGGCATGTTACCCGAAACTGCATTCCTCTCCTGCAGTCAAGGCAAAAGTCACAAGCAAGCCGAAGAACAGGAAAGGGAAGGGTATACTTGCAAcatgcaaaggcagacactgGGTATTTCCCTAAACAGCGTCTCCTTGGACAACAAAACTGGTTAAGTGTGGAGCTAAGG CCTCCTTCTAGCTACCGTGTGGACAGTGGATCATGGGGGCGAAAGTGGAACCAGGAGAATCATTGCCATTTCCAGCATTTAGACACTGCTCTTAATCTTGTGTCCCTCAGCCATGACTTCATGCATGACTCAGCATGA
- the LOC131830815 gene encoding uncharacterized protein LOC131830815 isoform X5 yields MESVCIQLTLAEHNGLLRLSRSKAANHRCLGCLWTLCSLDQFSSSWLRLLRTQLIEAALNESETPSLISDETIILEPGGGYKGTKALPKSQSAAFVFTHKRQGPAEGAEMPWVWSTAWKGSLGHSVSFSTMGYFLTRTVKERAWGTTEARCCFTNKILPLKNGVGHVTRNCIPLLQSRQKSQASRRTGKGRVYLQHAKADTGYFPKQRLLGQQNWLSVELRP; encoded by the exons ATGGAGAGCGTCTGCAT ACAACTAACCTTGGCCGAACATAATGGGTTGCTAAGGCTGTCACGAAGCAAAGCAGCAAATCACAGGTGCTTGGGCTGTCTTTGGACTCTCTGCAGCTTGGACCAGTTCAGTAGCTCATGGCTCCGTCTGCTGAGGACACAA CTTATCGAGGCTGCTCTGAATGAAAGTGAAACCCCCAGTTTGATCTCAGACGAAACCATCATTTTAGAACCAG GTGGTGGTTATAAAGGCACAAAAGCTCTTCCAAAGTCGCAGTCTGCAGCCTTCGTTTTCACCCACAAAAGGCAGGGACCAGCAGAGGGGGCCGAGATGCCCTGGGTTTGGAGCACAGCCTGGAAGGGCAG CCTAGGTCATTCTGTGTCATTTTCCACAATGGGTTACTTCCTTACAAGAACAGTCAAAGAAAGAGCTTGGGGAACAACAGAAGCCAGGTGCTGctttacaaataaaattcttcCCCTGAAAAATG GTGTTGGGCATGTTACCCGAAACTGCATTCCTCTCCTGCAGTCAAGGCAAAAGTCACAAGCAAGCCGAAGAACAGGAAAGGGAAGGGTATACTTGCAAcatgcaaaggcagacactgGGTATTTCCCTAAACAGCGTCTCCTTGGACAACAAAACTGGTTAAGTGTGGAGCTAAGG CCATGA
- the LOC131830815 gene encoding uncharacterized protein LOC131830815 isoform X4 produces MESVCIQLTLAEHNGLLRLSRSKAANHRCLGCLWTLCSLDQFSSSWLRLLRTQLIEAALNESETPSLISDETIILEPGGGYKGTKALPKSQSAAFVFTHKRQGPAEGAEMPWVWSTAWKGSLGHSVSFSTMGYFLTRTVKERAWGTTEARCCFTNKILPLKNGVGHVTRNCIPLLQSRQKSQASRRTGKGRVYLQHAKADTGYFPKQRLLGQQNWLSVELRVTFPGAPGWLRH; encoded by the exons ATGGAGAGCGTCTGCAT ACAACTAACCTTGGCCGAACATAATGGGTTGCTAAGGCTGTCACGAAGCAAAGCAGCAAATCACAGGTGCTTGGGCTGTCTTTGGACTCTCTGCAGCTTGGACCAGTTCAGTAGCTCATGGCTCCGTCTGCTGAGGACACAA CTTATCGAGGCTGCTCTGAATGAAAGTGAAACCCCCAGTTTGATCTCAGACGAAACCATCATTTTAGAACCAG GTGGTGGTTATAAAGGCACAAAAGCTCTTCCAAAGTCGCAGTCTGCAGCCTTCGTTTTCACCCACAAAAGGCAGGGACCAGCAGAGGGGGCCGAGATGCCCTGGGTTTGGAGCACAGCCTGGAAGGGCAG CCTAGGTCATTCTGTGTCATTTTCCACAATGGGTTACTTCCTTACAAGAACAGTCAAAGAAAGAGCTTGGGGAACAACAGAAGCCAGGTGCTGctttacaaataaaattcttcCCCTGAAAAATG GTGTTGGGCATGTTACCCGAAACTGCATTCCTCTCCTGCAGTCAAGGCAAAAGTCACAAGCAAGCCGAAGAACAGGAAAGGGAAGGGTATACTTGCAAcatgcaaaggcagacactgGGTATTTCCCTAAACAGCGTCTCCTTGGACAACAAAACTGGTTAAGTGTGGAGCTAAGG
- the LOC131830815 gene encoding uncharacterized protein LOC131830815 isoform X2 — MTYRQLTLAEHNGLLRLSRSKAANHRCLGCLWTLCSLDQFSSSWLRLLRTQLIEAALNESETPSLISDETIILEPGGGYKGTKALPKSQSAAFVFTHKRQGPAEGAEMPWVWSTAWKGSLGHSVSFSTMGYFLTRTVKERAWGTTEARCCFTNKILPLKNGVGHVTRNCIPLLQSRQKSQASRRTGKGRVYLQHAKADTGYFPKQRLLGQQNWLSVELRPPSSYRVDSGSWGRKWNQENHCHFQHLDTALNLVSLSHDFMHDSA; from the exons ATGACATATAG ACAACTAACCTTGGCCGAACATAATGGGTTGCTAAGGCTGTCACGAAGCAAAGCAGCAAATCACAGGTGCTTGGGCTGTCTTTGGACTCTCTGCAGCTTGGACCAGTTCAGTAGCTCATGGCTCCGTCTGCTGAGGACACAA CTTATCGAGGCTGCTCTGAATGAAAGTGAAACCCCCAGTTTGATCTCAGACGAAACCATCATTTTAGAACCAG GTGGTGGTTATAAAGGCACAAAAGCTCTTCCAAAGTCGCAGTCTGCAGCCTTCGTTTTCACCCACAAAAGGCAGGGACCAGCAGAGGGGGCCGAGATGCCCTGGGTTTGGAGCACAGCCTGGAAGGGCAG CCTAGGTCATTCTGTGTCATTTTCCACAATGGGTTACTTCCTTACAAGAACAGTCAAAGAAAGAGCTTGGGGAACAACAGAAGCCAGGTGCTGctttacaaataaaattcttcCCCTGAAAAATG GTGTTGGGCATGTTACCCGAAACTGCATTCCTCTCCTGCAGTCAAGGCAAAAGTCACAAGCAAGCCGAAGAACAGGAAAGGGAAGGGTATACTTGCAAcatgcaaaggcagacactgGGTATTTCCCTAAACAGCGTCTCCTTGGACAACAAAACTGGTTAAGTGTGGAGCTAAGG CCTCCTTCTAGCTACCGTGTGGACAGTGGATCATGGGGGCGAAAGTGGAACCAGGAGAATCATTGCCATTTCCAGCATTTAGACACTGCTCTTAATCTTGTGTCCCTCAGCCATGACTTCATGCATGACTCAGCATGA